AACCATGTCGGCTCCTTTTAAGACTTCTTTAATTTCATCGGTTGATTCAATTGCGGCTTGGCGACCAATATCAGGGTTAGCACCTGCCCCCAAACCTTTTGAAGTTTCCTTACCTAGGACAATCTTTTGTCTTGATTTAGAAACACTAATAATTTGAGCATCCGTGTTGGCAACAATAAATTCTACTCCCTGCACTCCTGCTTCAATCATCCGGTTAACTGCGTTATTACCAGCACCTCCAACACCAATTACTTTAATTGATGCTACTTGCTCATAATTATCAAAATTTTCGATTGCCATAATTTTACCTCCATAATATGTTTTATTTTTTCTTTTGAATATATTGTACTATGTTCTTGCTAAATTTGCACGCTGTTTTAATTTAATTGCTTTGGTTAATAATTGGTTGGTTTTGATAACCTTGGTAGGTTGGTTGACGATATTCTGGTTGGCGAGCAGTTGGGACACTTGGTTGGGGTTGGTGGTGCGGGAAACTAACATATTGTTCATCCACCGATTGAATATTAACCCCACTCACTTTGTTTGCGAGATGTTGATAATAAATGTTCCCTAGTAAACTTGTACACCAAATTTCCTTGGCTCCAACAACTTCTGGTAAGTACACCGAAATCCGTTGGCCGGGATTCATTTTTAATAACATTTCTTTAAAACCACTAATTTTTAAAATTGTCCCGACTACGACAATTGGATAGTCATATTTTTCTAAGGTTGTGATTAACTTGTGGTTTAAATGTTCTAATTCTCCCGCAATTGTTTGGTTAACAATTGCTCGTAAATCCGCATGCGTTAATTTGATTTGTTGTTTTGTTTGCGGATTATATTTACTATAGATAATTAAATTATCCCGTAAATCATTATTTAAATTTATTATTTTATATAAATATTTTAAGGCTTGTTTGTTGTCACAATTCATGATTGTTCGTAGTTTGTTAAGAATTTTCTTAACACCCCCCGGAATTACGACCTGTTCACATAAGGTTTCCCGAACAAAGACATGCGCTTTAATTGCATCATAGTCCCAGTCAACAATAATAATTCCGTTTTGTAAATCATATTGCGAAGCAACATTTCAAGCTAAACTAAATGACGATGGTAGGATACCCATAATTTCTACCTTAGCATACTTTAACATGTTAAAGATGCTTTTAATAATACTTGTTTTAGTAAGATAAACAATTGATTTGATGCTAATTTTATGTGCAGCAAATCCAATTGGAGGTTGTGATAATGCTTTTTGTTCATTAAGAATATAGCGATATGGACGGATAAAGAAAGCAGTTTGGTCGTCTAACGCGGGAACTTCTTTGGCGAGACTAATTAAAGCATCAATGTCATTTTTAGTAATTAACCGATCTTGCGTTAAATTTAACATTTTAGTTGATGTTTTAATTTGCAAATGATCATTGGGAACACTAACGGCAACCCGTTGTAAACTAATTCCTAACTGTTTATTGGCATCTTTAATAATGTATGCTAGTTCTTTGGCAACATTTTTTTCATCAATAATAGTTCCGGCGGTGCAAAAACGATATTCTAGGTTCTTTTTGTATAAAACTTTAATTTGTGATTCATGGTAAATTCCGACCATAAAATTTAATTCATAGTTTTTAACTTCTAACACCCCGTAGATTTCTTTAAGTTTAAATTCCATATCTTTCACCTCCTTTGTGTAAAATATCTTTAAATTTTAAAAATATTAAGTCACCCGTTTTAATATTCTTAACTTGGCACTCTTACTTCTCCGATTTTCACCCGTTTCTTGTTCGGAAGGAGTAATTGCTTTTTTCGTTATAATTTGATAATCACTTTGATAGTTACTCATTATTGGTAACTTTTGATTGACAGTCTGGTTTGGATCAGTTGTTAAACTTGTAAATAATTGTTTAACAATCCGATCTTCAATTGAATGAAAGGTAATTACCACTAAGCGACCATTTGGTTTTAACAGCTTCACCGCTTGGGATAAGGATGTTTTTAACACAAATAACTCCTGGTTTACTTCAATGCGAATTGCTTGAAAGACTTGTTTGGCTGGATGTTTTGGTTTTTTTAAAACTTTTTGGGGAAGAACCTTTTTAATGATATCCACTAGTTCAAAGGTAGTGGAAATTGGGTTATTAGCACGAGCGCTGACAATTGCTTTGGCAATTGGTCGTGCAAATTTTTCTTCACCATATTCTCAGAAAATCCGGGTTAATTCGGCTTCTGAATAAGTATTAACAACTGTTTTTGCTGTTAATGCTTGGTTTTGGTTCATCCGCATGTCAAGTTCACTATCATAACGGTAACTAAAGCCCCGATGGTGATCATCAAACTGGGGTGAAGAAACTCCCAAGTCATATAAAATCCCATCAACTTTTGTTACTCCCCGCAGCAATAATTCGGCGGTAATGTTTGCAAAGTTAGCATTAATAATCTCATAATTTGATTTGTTTAGCCCTTGTAATCTAGTTTGAGATTCTTTAATTGCTTGACTATCTTGTTCAAAAGCATACAGTTCTCCTGTTGTTAGCTGCTTAAGAATCGCGATACTATGGCCCGCACGACCTAATGTGCAGTCAACATAGATTCCCGTTGGTTTAATATCTAAACCAGCAATCGATTCTGCTAATAATACTGAATAGTGTTCAAAGTTCATGGCGTTAAATTTTTTCTTCAAAATTTTTCGCGGCATCTTCCATTGCTGGAGCACCATTAATATATTGGTTTCAAACAGCAGGATCTCATAATTCTAAGTGATCATTATTACCAATAATAACGACATCTTTTACGATCTGTACTTTTTCTTGTAAAATACTAGAAAGTTTAATGCGCCCGGCATTATCGAAAGTAGTTTCATCAGACATTGACATTACTTTCCGCGCTAGTGCCCTTCCTTCGGCAGTTGCTTGGCCAGTTGAACTAATTTTCGCAGTTCACTTGTTTCATTCTTCTTCGTTACGAACATCGATACAACCATCAAAACCAAGAGAAATAAAGACCTTATTATCTTTAAATTGCTCTCGTAATTTCGAAGGAATTGTTAATCTTCCCTTGTCATCTAGTGTATGATTGTAAGTTCCTAGAAGTGCCATTGTCTCCCACTTCACCCCACTTTCACACATATTATATTCCACTTTCTCCCACAATGCAACACTTTTTAGCGTTTTTTTATATTATTTTCCGCTTTTTACCAGATTACTGCTTAATTTCAAGGCAATTTTACCCCACTTTCTCCCACCAATAAAATAAAGATGGAAACTAGGAAAAATCGCAAAAAAATGAAAAAAACATTAATCACCAGACTAATGTTCTCATTAATTCGAAAGATAACTAATCAACTTTCACAATTTCTTTATTTTTATAATACCCACATTCACGACAAACACGGTGAGGTTTAATTGTTGCCCCACAATTACTACATGTAGTTAAGGTTGCCAAGGCTAATTTAAAGTGTGTGCGACGTTTTCTTTTAGCTTGTTTCGATGTCTTACGAAATGGAACTGCCATTATTTTCCCTCCTTATTCTTCTGTTCATATTGCTCTTTTAGCTCTTCTCAGCGTGGATCTACTTTATTAGCTTGATATTCATCAAGTTCCTGGTCAGAAATAACCTGTCAAGATGAATCACCACTAATTATTGTATCATCATTTATTGAGAAATTAATAGGAATATTCATAATAATTTCATCAATTGCATATTTTATTATATCAAAATTATTTTCATTTAAATAATTTATATTAGGATTTTCACTAAATTCAAAAGAATATTCATCATTTCAATCCAATACCAGTGGGTATGGAATAATTCGTAATGTGCGAGCATCCACAATCATTGTATTGGTTACAATTTTAATACTAACTGTAATCACTCTTGTTGACTGGTCATAATCAACTTCACCTTGTAAATGAAGATCAGTAATCGCTTTTAATGGCTCGTAACTAAAAGAAGTTTGATTAACTTTAAATCGATCATTAATAGTATAATGTGGGTTAGCAATTAGATCTTTTTCTGTTAAAACAATAATTATCACATCCTTATTTTTCATAAATCAACAAATATTATTATAAACTATAATATCCAATATTTAAATTTTTTTTAAAATTATTTAACCCCACCATGGTGAGAACAAGTCCCACTACCAGCAGAATTACTTCAACTTTCATCATTACATTGGGTAGTATTACCAGTACAACTACATTTTGTACTTGTAACTGTGGTAAATGGTAAAAATGATATTAAACTTATAATTAAAATTAATTTCTTCATTTTTTATTTTTCCTGTAGGGAATTTTTATAGTCACCATTATTCATTTTCAATAAATTATTAAAACCAAAAATAGGGCCATTTTTTCTGAATATTATTATTTGTGTTAGTTTTTTATAATGATCATTTAATTTTTTTAAATTTAAAGATTACGATTTTACATATAAAATGCCAGTTATTACTAATTTTCATACTCTATAATGTTTCATTTTTTTATAAATTCCTTATTTTTTTGATCACTTCATACATTTTTTTTATTCTAATTAATTAAATATTGAACTTAATTTTAAAAATCATTGATTTAAATATTATATTTTACTAATTAGTAATTTTTAAATTATCTAATCTTCTTTTCTTAAAATATCAATTAATATCTTCGAGATAAAAATACGTTGATTTTTTTCAAGTAATATTTCTATCTCTTCTAAGTCTTGAGGATGTTTAATTACTTTTTCAATATCCTTAGAAATAACATTATCAGAATTTTGTAAAACAAATTTAACATTATCAATTCTTTTATTAATTTTTGCTTTTAATATTTGAATATCATCTTGATCATTAGATTCTAAAACTACTAGCCTTGGATTTTCAATGCTCATTAACATTTCATGCGAATCTAATACTTTTTTAACTAGTACTAAAAAACTAGATACTACACCACTATCTTTAAATGAATTGACTAAAGATAAACTTAAACTACCATCTAGTTTTTTATACGCCACATAATAATTATATATGTTCCTTGTTTTAAAAATATCGTCTTCCTTCTCTATCTCCATTGTACAACCAAATATAAAAAAAATTAATTATTTTTTGAATTTTTTTATAATTTTTTTCTTATTTGCATTTCTAACTTTCCATAGTATAATGGTGTTTGGATTGACTAACAACTAATGAAAAACTAGTTTGAACTTTATTAAAATAGTAAAGGAGCAACTATGCAAACAATTCTCAAAATTAATAATCTAAGAAAAAATTATGGAAAAAAAGAAGTCTTAAAAGATATTAACTTAAATGTTTATCAGGGTGAAAACATTGCCATTTTAGGCGCAAATGGAAGTGGAAAAACCACTCTTGTTGAAATTATTTGCCAAACCAAAACTGCGAGTGGTGGAGAAATTCATTACCATTTTTCAAATGATAAAATCAAAGAAAATATTGGAATTCAATTCCAAGATGGGGATTGACCAGATGGGTTATCGGCAAAAGACATTCTTGAATTTTACAAGGCTTTGTATCCCCATGTTAGTGAAGAAGAAACGTTCGCTTTAATTAAAGCTTTTGATCTTACCGAATTTTTTTCCCGTCCTTTAAATCGGTTATCGGGAGGTCAACGCCAACGGTTTAATGCTTTATTAGCAGTATTTCATAAACCAGAATTAATAATTTTAGATGAGGTTTCAACCGGGTTAGATATTCAATTACGACACAATATTTTAAAATTTTTAAAAAATATGACGCAGGATCACCAAAAAACAATTATGTTAATTAGTCATAATCCCGATGAAGTTGAATTCTTATGTGACCGGTTAGTTATTTTACACGAGGGAAAAATATATTTTGATGCCAAGATCAAAGATGTCATTGATAAGTACCAAGGTGTCGCAAAACTAATGGATCTTTACTTTGAAGGAGGATTAAAATAATGGTTAATAAAATTAAAAAAAGTAATGCTAAACAACCTGGGGAGTTTATTTTTAAACAACAACCATGAGGATTATACTGAAAACTAATGGTGCTTTTCTTGAAAAGTTTTCGTCGTAACTTCCGGAATATCTTCTTTGTGTTTATTATGCCAATTTTCTTTATGGTAATCTTTTATTTTGTTCTCCGCGATATTTATCAAAATGGAACTAACATGATTAAAGCTGGTTATATCTTACTAGCCCCAATGACTGCAGGGATTACTAGTTTAGCAACAACAATTGCCGAATGAAAAAATTCAATCTTTTTAAAACGCTTAGATGTTACGCCTGTTAAAAAGTGACAATTTATTAGTACCTTAATTATCTTTTATTTTATTATTTCAATCTTATCAACTTTTTGAACAATGTTATGAACAATTATTGTTGATCCCCAGCCAACAGTTAAATACTTGGCAACCATTAACTGAGGCTATTTTATTTTAGGTGTTATCCTTTTCATCTTTGTTTCAATTGGGATTGGAATTTTAATTGGCGGGTTAGCAAAATCAGTGGGAATGGCCCAAGCATTAGCGTTAAGTATCTATTTCCCTTCAATGTTCTTATCAGGAATTATGATCCCCGCCTATGTTATTGCGAGAGCTCGTAATATTTTTAATGACATTGGTTATATTTTCCCCCATAAATATGCGGCAACAATTGCAATTTACGGGTGAAATATTAATGCTAATCCTTACATCTATGATAATCCTAGTGATTTAACTAATAAGGTTAGTTTAATCCAAGCAATGGGTTTTTCACGATTATACATCCCAATTATAGTAGCTTGTGGGTGATCGGCCGGATTATTTATCCTAAGTGGCCTAACTTTTAAATGAGAAGTTAAAAATTAAACAATAAAAAAACATCATTATAATAATGATGTTTTTTTTATTTTAAATTTCGGTGGCATCAGAGTCAACTTTCACCTTGCGAATTTGTTGAAATGCTTTTTTCCACCCCACTTCTTCGGCATACACAATAAACTCGTTAATGGAGATGACAAAGGTACAGATAATAATTGGAATAACATAGACCCAATAATACCAAGTTGGTTCTTCAATTTTTTGGGGGGCTTTTGCGGCAATAAAAATATATTGGAGAATCGGGGTCCAGAAAAACATTAATAACTGGGTAACAGTTGTGTAAGTAGCCCCAGCATTGCGAAGTGCGGAGTAAAATAGCATTCGCGAAAAGCCCATTAAAATTCCTCCGGCAATAAAGATTAAAGCATAATTATAGTATTGAAAATTTTGAAAGATTACATAACCATAGGCAAATCCTTGGTGTGAAGCAACTGCTGCTAATGGGGTTCCCAACACAACCATAATAATTGCCGAAGTACCAGTTTTAATTGATACCGTTGCCTGGTTCGAAAAGTTAATTTTAGAAACCCGCATTAACTGGTACATACCAACTGCTTCAATAGCATATAAAAACGCTGTGATTAAAGCTAGACACATTCCCCCGACTGATTGTCAGGTTAACCCCTTATCAATAGCAAAGTTAATTGCCATTCCAATAATCAACGCGGTTGAAATTATTAATGCTGTTCAAGTATACTTACTTTGTTTAGCACGGAAAAAAATCACTGAGCCAATCACGGCTAAAATAACATTTAAGTTTAGTAGTAATCCCGGAACAGTCCCATCATTTCCCCCGGCCGCTGTAATGGTTAACATTACTGATAGTTGAAAAAAAACCATCGCCACTGGGCCGCCTAATAAACCATATAACACAATTAACCAGGTTTCTTTATGTCTTAACATTTTAAAATAACGTATAAAATTTGTGGGTTTATAAAAAATAAACATTGTTAATGCTCCCAAGATTTCTTGAACTGTAACAAAAAATGTTGAGTTTGAAATTGAACCTAAATCTCCATACGGACCATTATTCGGAATTAAATATAACATCAATGGTACAAATGAATAGCCAAAAGCGGCGATTAAACCATATACAATCCCAATTTCTTTTCGTTTCCGTTCAACTAATTTTCCTCATTCAGCAGAACTAATTTCTGCTGTCTGTTGCGCGGAATCTGTCTTTTTGTGAACCATCCTTGCTCACACCTTCTTCCCATCTCGCCATGCTATTAACTAAATTATAGTTTTTACTAATTTAATCAATAACTTATTTTTAACAAAAAAAAGCCGTGATTACAAGAAAAAAAGAACTATTTATCATAAATAGTTCTGGTAATTGTTGTTAACGAATAGTAATTCCTAATTTTGTTAAATTATTTTTAATTTTTTCATATTCATTATTCACATCAACTTCTGTTAATTGCTGATCATTACTGTTAAAAGTAAAGCGAACCGTTAATGAACGCATATCATCAGCAATATTTTCGCCTTGATACTGACCAACAACTTCCACATTTGTTAAGTGGTTAAGATTAGCAATTATTTTTGGTTCTAAATCACCATAATTATCGGTTTTTTTAATTAACATTGAAATATCACGGGTTGACGATGAATATTTATTTAACTCGTGAAAGAATGTTGGAATCTTATGGGGATAGTTAAAAATCACTTCTAAATTAATTTCACAGAAATAAGTATCGATGTTATTTGAAAGTAAATGCGGATGAACTTTTTCAATTACTGCTAATAATTGGTTATCTAAATAAACTTCACTAGTTTGGTAAGGATGAAAAATTGGTAACGGATGTGTTTGACGATATGCTAGTTTTGTTAATGGAATTTGTACTTTAGTTAGGAATCCTTCCAATAATCCTTTCATATAATAGTAGGAATTCGCTAATTTATCGGCTGTTAAATTACTTTTAATAACATCTGCTTGGGCAATAAAACTAGCATGATAATTTTCTTGATTATCGTTAAAATAAATCTTTTCAATTGTAAATAATTTAACATTATCCAGATTACGAGCATTATTATATTGGACAGCTGTTAGTAAACTATTTAATAAACTTAACCGCATTGTTTGGTGATCTTGCGATAAGGGACTTAGTAAGCGGTAAGGATTTTGATAACCAAATAAATTAAAATCTTGATTTTCCTGATCACTCACTAGCGAGTAAGTTTTAGCTTGATAAAAACCATGCCCTAATAATCATTGCTCGAAATCAGTGATAACTTTTGTTTTATTATGACTAGTCTTTTTTCCATGGGGGACAACTGGCGGAGTTGCAATGATATTGTCATAGCCAAATAATCTGGCAACTTCTTCGACAATATCTGCTGGTTGGTGCAAATCAGTTCGCATCGCTGGTGGTTGGACAACAAAATGATTATGGTCTTGTTCATTAATAACAAAGTCTAAGGGTTCTAATAACTCCTTCACATCTTTTAGAGCAAACTGGTGACCAATTAAACTATTTAAATAACTTAAAGAAACCATAATCTGGTCATTTTCCAAGTATTTCTCTTTAACAAAATTAATTACTGATACTTTTGTTAAATACTCGTGAAGTTCTAATAATTTAATAAACCTTCCTAATCCAATGTTCACAGTTGCGGAAGACAATGGTTTAATGTAGCGTTGTAAATTTAAATTACTAATCCCCACTTTTCGTTGTTGACTACGCATTTTGGTAAAGTTAATATTTACCGCCAAGATGGTAATTTCGGTTGTAGTACTTGTTATTTCATAGGTTGGATTAGTTTTGACTCCAATTAATTCCACAAATTGGTCATCATCAATAACAACTAAATCTCCCTTGCTAATCCCAAATTCTTTATTTTCATAATTATCGGTAATTTTTAATGTTCCCTTAATTTTTTGTCGGTCATATCCTAATAAGGGTTGGCCAGTTTCAATGGTTGTGACTGCTAATAAATCATGGATTGGTTTGGTAATATCTGATTGGTATTGATTCATTTTTAATCAAATTCGTTTTTTAGCCGCTAAAGGATGGCGATTTTCTTGTAACTGAATATTAGCACTAACTGCAACATTGACATCATTAGTATCAATAATAACTTTTAAATTATTTTCATATTCAGTTAATTCCCCAGGATCTTCTAACTCTAAAGGTTCTAACTTACGATTAAAGTAATTAGCTAATTCACGGGCAAGTTCATAGGCACTTAACCCATCACTCCGGTTTAAAGTTAAGTCCACTTCAAAACTAGCATCATCAAGTCCTAGCATTTTACCAATTGCACTAGTTCCTAAATTTTCATAATGAATATCAATATCTTCTGTTAAGGGTAGAATTTCATCTAACTCGGCGGTTGTTAAGGTTCCCTTGGGAATTCCTAGTTCTTCTAAGGAACAAATCATTCCTTCCGAAGCAAAACCACGAATATTAGTTGCCGCAATATCAGCTCCATTTGCTAAGTGGGATCCTGGTTTGGCAACCACAACATACATTTCTTCCGCCACATTACTTGCCCCACACACAATCGGATCAACTAACTCCACCTTGGTATCTACTAAACAGAAGTTTAAGTGGGTATCGGGAATCAGATTTACAACTTGGACGCGACCCAAAACAATATTAGTATTCTGATCATAGTTATGGTAGTTATCAACTTCAAACCCAAGACTATTTAAAGCGCTAATAATTTGTTCGTCACTAATCTTATTTAAATCAATATAACGTTCTAGTCATTTTCTTGTTATTATCATCGTAGTAGTTATCCTTTCTTAATTAAAACCTTTAAACTGGTCTAAAAAACGTAAGTCATTAGTATAAAAGCGGCGAATATCATCAACCCCATATTTTAACATTGCAATCCGTTCAATTCCAATTCCAAAGGCAAAACCAGTTAAATCTTTTGATTGGCCACACGCCTCAAATACGAGCGGGTTAATCATCCCGGCTCCTAAAATTTCAATTCAGCCGGTAAATTTGCACAAACTACATCCCGCGCCACCACAGCGAATGCAAGTCACATCGACTTCTACGGATGGTTCGGTAAAAGGAAAGTAACTGGGGCGCATACGAATTTGGGTTTTATCACCAAACATTCGTTGGCAAAAGTATTGTAAGGTTCATTTTAAGTTAGCAAAACTAACATTGGGAGCCACTAAAAATCCGTCAATTTGCATAAACTGGTGGGAATGAGTGGCATCATCATCATCGCGGCGATAAGTATTCCCAGCAGAAATGACTGCTAACACTTGGTTGTGGGAAGTCATTCCGCTAATTGCTCGGGCAGTAACATTTGTACAGTGGGTTCTTAGTAAGATACTATCACTAATGTAAAAAGTGTCTTGCATATCACGGGCTGGGTGAGAAACTGGTAAATTTAACCGTTGAAAATTATATTCATCACTTTCGACTTCTGGTCCAAATACTGTATCATAACCTAACTCTTGAAAAATTTGAGAAATCTCATCAATAATGATATTCAGCGGATGTTTATTTGCAAACTTTAATTGATATTCTCGTAATGTTAAATCAATTTTTTCATTTTCTAACTTATTGTTTAAATAAACTAGTTCTAATGCTTGCTTTTTAGTTTGCCATAAAGTGGTTAATTCACTTTTTGCTTTATTAGCTAACGCCCCCATTGCCACGCGTTCTTCATGCTTTAAATCTTTCAAACCGCGTAGTAAATCATTAATCGTTGATTTTTTTCCTAAATATTTAATTTGCAAGTTATTTAATTCTTCCAAACTACTTGCACTGTTAATTTCTTTCATTGCAGTTGTAATTAATTGTTGTAACTCTTTTTCCATTGTTTAACTCCTTTTTGTGTTGATAAGAAAACTCCTTATTTAATATCAAAAGATATCAAATAAGGAGTGAATATATCACGGTACCATCCTTGTTCAGATTAAAGTAATCTCTTAATTAGTTAACGAATTATAAAATAATCCGGCTGGGATTAGCAGCTCTCATTAGGTGAATTCATTAATCGCCCATCAACTATCTCGCACCAATTATAGTCTCGCTGGACATCGGCTAAATTAATTACTACTCCTAAATCATTGATTTAAAATATTAAATTTTAGTTATATAAGTATTATAACCTATTTTATTCAGTTAGTTCATTAAGTTTCCGTTTTTTAACTAAATACATTGATAACATTCAGGATAAGACAAGAACAACCCCAATAATAACCCCGGCTTTTAATGGGGTTTGCCAATTAAGGGGAATATTAAGAACTACCATAAATTTTGTAAAAATAATATCCAGGGCAATTTTTCAAATTAAAAGGGTTAAGAAATACGATATAATAAAAGTCAGAATAATTCCTAAAACATAATTACCAATTACAATAAAATTAACTTGACCAGGGCGATATCCCAGTGCGCGCATTGTTAAAATAATTTGACTTGCTTCATCAATAACCGAAGAGGTTACAACAGCTAAAATAATAAAAATGATGGCTCCATTTAAAATTTGCATTATTAGTAAGGAATTATTAACTAATTTTAAAGCAGCTTTAGCAATTGCTTGTTGTAAGGCAATTGTTGAAATGCTATTTGGATTTAATAATAAAGTGGCATTGTTATCATCATCATTCACTAATTTTTTTAAGATATCCAATAAACTATTATTTAAATCAGTATTAAAGAAATTTAACGCTAAATTCTGCAAGCGGAATTTAACAATTGTTTTTCCTTTAATAACATCATCAATATTAATGCTAGGATCAATTAACTGTTCTTTGGAAATAATACTATTATAGAAGACTGGCAATGGCCGGTCATTATTATCAACATACAAGTTTTTTAAATTGTCATAGTTAACAAAAACATTATTTTTTAAATTATCGTTTTTAATAATTCCTTTAATAGTAATTGGAACATTAA
The sequence above is drawn from the Spiroplasma eriocheiris genome and encodes:
- a CDS encoding cell division protein FtsA; the protein is MEFKLKEIYGVLEVKNYELNFMVGIYHESQIKVLYKKNLEYRFCTAGTIIDEKNVAKELAYIIKDANKQLGISLQRVAVSVPNDHLQIKTSTKMLNLTQDRLITKNDIDALISLAKEVPALDDQTAFFIRPYRYILNEQKALSQPPIGFAAHKISIKSIVYLTKTSIIKSIFNMLKYAKVEIMGILPSSFSLAWNVASQYDLQNGIIIVDWDYDAIKAHVFVRETLCEQVVIPGGVKKILNKLRTIMNCDNKQALKYLYKIINLNNDLRDNLIIYSKYNPQTKQQIKLTHADLRAIVNQTIAGELEHLNHKLITTLEKYDYPIVVVGTILKISGFKEMLLKMNPGQRISVYLPEVVGAKEIWCTSLLGNIYYQHLANKVSGVNIQSVDEQYVSFPHHQPQPSVPTARQPEYRQPTYQGYQNQPIINQSN
- the rsmH gene encoding 16S rRNA (cytosine(1402)-N(4))-methyltransferase RsmH, translated to MNFEHYSVLLAESIAGLDIKPTGIYVDCTLGRAGHSIAILKQLTTGELYAFEQDSQAIKESQTRLQGLNKSNYEIINANFANITAELLLRGVTKVDGILYDLGVSSPQFDDHHRGFSYRYDSELDMRMNQNQALTAKTVVNTYSEAELTRIFWEYGEEKFARPIAKAIVSARANNPISTTFELVDIIKKVLPQKVLKKPKHPAKQVFQAIRIEVNQELFVLKTSLSQAVKLLKPNGRLVVITFHSIEDRIVKQLFTSLTTDPNQTVNQKLPIMSNYQSDYQIITKKAITPSEQETGENRRSKSAKLRILKRVT
- the mraZ gene encoding division/cell wall cluster transcriptional repressor MraZ; the protein is MCESGVKWETMALLGTYNHTLDDKGRLTIPSKLREQFKDNKVFISLGFDGCIDVRNEEEWNKWTAKISSTGQATAEGRALARKVMSMSDETTFDNAGRIKLSSILQEKVQIVKDVVIIGNNDHLELWDPAVWNQYINGAPAMEDAAKNFEEKI
- the rpmF gene encoding 50S ribosomal protein L32, whose protein sequence is MAVPFRKTSKQAKRKRRTHFKLALATLTTCSNCGATIKPHRVCRECGYYKNKEIVKVD
- a CDS encoding YceD family protein, with translation MIIIVLTEKDLIANPHYTINDRFKVNQTSFSYEPLKAITDLHLQGEVDYDQSTRVITVSIKIVTNTMIVDARTLRIIPYPLVLDWNDEYSFEFSENPNINYLNENNFDIIKYAIDEIIMNIPINFSINDDTIISGDSSWQVISDQELDEYQANKVDPRWEELKEQYEQKNKEGK
- a CDS encoding DUF3761 domain-containing protein — its product is MKKLILIISLISFLPFTTVTSTKCSCTGNTTQCNDESWSNSAGSGTCSHHGGVK
- a CDS encoding ABC transporter ATP-binding protein, translating into MQTILKINNLRKNYGKKEVLKDINLNVYQGENIAILGANGSGKTTLVEIICQTKTASGGEIHYHFSNDKIKENIGIQFQDGDWPDGLSAKDILEFYKALYPHVSEEETFALIKAFDLTEFFSRPLNRLSGGQRQRFNALLAVFHKPELIILDEVSTGLDIQLRHNILKFLKNMTQDHQKTIMLISHNPDEVEFLCDRLVILHEGKIYFDAKIKDVIDKYQGVAKLMDLYFEGGLK
- a CDS encoding ABC transporter permease; this encodes MVNKIKKSNAKQPGEFIFKQQPWGLYWKLMVLFLKSFRRNFRNIFFVFIMPIFFMVIFYFVLRDIYQNGTNMIKAGYILLAPMTAGITSLATTIAEWKNSIFLKRLDVTPVKKWQFISTLIIFYFIISILSTFWTMLWTIIVDPQPTVKYLATINWGYFILGVILFIFVSIGIGILIGGLAKSVGMAQALALSIYFPSMFLSGIMIPAYVIARARNIFNDIGYIFPHKYAATIAIYGWNINANPYIYDNPSDLTNKVSLIQAMGFSRLYIPIIVACGWSAGLFILSGLTFKWEVKN
- a CDS encoding DMT family transporter; this translates as MVHKKTDSAQQTAEISSAEWGKLVERKRKEIGIVYGLIAAFGYSFVPLMLYLIPNNGPYGDLGSISNSTFFVTVQEILGALTMFIFYKPTNFIRYFKMLRHKETWLIVLYGLLGGPVAMVFFQLSVMLTITAAGGNDGTVPGLLLNLNVILAVIGSVIFFRAKQSKYTWTALIISTALIIGMAINFAIDKGLTWQSVGGMCLALITAFLYAIEAVGMYQLMRVSKINFSNQATVSIKTGTSAIIMVVLGTPLAAVASHQGFAYGYVIFQNFQYYNYALIFIAGGILMGFSRMLFYSALRNAGATYTTVTQLLMFFWTPILQYIFIAAKAPQKIEEPTWYYWVYVIPIIICTFVISINEFIVYAEEVGWKKAFQQIRKVKVDSDATEI